One Thermodesulfobacteriota bacterium genomic region harbors:
- a CDS encoding TlyA family RNA methyltransferase, producing MKRNGNPGAPLKKRLDTELVERGLANTRAKARALIMAGSVYVDGVRTDKAGALIKEGSGIEVRGAPLKYVSRGGLKLEAALVEFGIDPGGMTAVDIGASTGGFTDCLLKSGAAKVYAVDVGYGQLDWRLRQDPRVIVKEKLNARYIKPEDIGEPADIVTIDVSFISLSMIIPPALALLKPGGVLVALIKPQFEVGKGEVGRGGIVRDEAKHREVVGKIRELVQELGLGVLGVIPSPIEGAEGNKEFLIAALDVQ from the coding sequence ATGAAAAGGAATGGGAACCCCGGCGCTCCTCTCAAAAAGAGGCTCGACACGGAGCTCGTCGAGAGGGGACTCGCGAATACAAGGGCGAAGGCGCGCGCGCTTATCATGGCGGGCTCGGTCTACGTGGACGGCGTGAGGACAGACAAGGCGGGCGCGCTCATAAAGGAAGGCTCCGGTATCGAGGTCAGGGGCGCTCCGCTCAAATACGTGAGCCGCGGCGGACTAAAGCTCGAAGCGGCGCTCGTGGAGTTCGGCATAGACCCGGGCGGGATGACGGCCGTCGATATTGGCGCTTCCACCGGCGGGTTCACGGACTGCCTGCTTAAATCGGGTGCGGCGAAGGTGTACGCGGTTGACGTGGGCTACGGCCAGCTCGACTGGAGGCTCAGGCAGGACCCGCGCGTGATAGTTAAAGAGAAGCTCAACGCACGCTACATAAAGCCCGAGGACATAGGCGAGCCTGCTGACATTGTAACGATAGACGTCTCGTTCATTTCACTGTCGATGATAATCCCTCCCGCGCTCGCGCTGCTCAAGCCGGGTGGGGTGCTCGTCGCCCTCATAAAGCCGCAGTTCGAGGTCGGGAAGGGGGAGGTGGGGAGGGGCGGCATCGTGAGGGACGAGGCTAAGCACAGGGAAGTCGTAGGTAAGATCAGGGAGCTCGTCCAGGAACTCGGATTGGGAGTACTTGGCGTTATCCCGTCGCCTATTGAAGGGGCTGAGGGGAATAAGGAATTTCTTATCGCGGCTTTAGATGTCCAGTAA